From one Solidesulfovibrio fructosivorans JJ] genomic stretch:
- a CDS encoding type II secretion system F family protein, translating into MQIILISLLVSASVGFFVYAVMVLRDEREKRREIAERAMAVLHPAGPEGGRRPGVIGWLAGLGRGLAARFGEAVKPKEAEELSKTRTTLIHAGFRQPGAVEIYWGLKVGAALVGLLVGVFLAASGRIPAQYKMFAALACVAGGFYLPGVVLDSRVKKRQKAILHGLPDALDLLVVCVEAGMGLDAAIYRVCLEMTHKEPILSSELRLLTLELRAGKSRREALKNLSNRVGLEDMGSLVAMLIQTDMFGTSIAQTLRVYADSMRTKRFQLAEELAAKLPVKLLFPLVLFIFPTLLIVILGPAGISLMRMFSSINR; encoded by the coding sequence ATGCAGATCATCCTTATCTCCCTGCTTGTTTCCGCCAGCGTCGGCTTTTTCGTGTACGCCGTCATGGTGCTGCGCGACGAGCGCGAAAAGCGTCGGGAGATCGCCGAGCGGGCCATGGCCGTGTTGCATCCGGCCGGGCCGGAAGGCGGCCGCCGGCCCGGGGTGATCGGCTGGCTGGCCGGGCTTGGCCGGGGACTGGCCGCCCGCTTTGGCGAGGCGGTCAAGCCCAAGGAGGCCGAGGAGCTTTCCAAGACGCGCACGACCCTGATCCACGCCGGGTTTCGCCAGCCCGGGGCCGTGGAGATCTATTGGGGCCTCAAGGTCGGCGCGGCCCTGGTGGGGCTTCTCGTGGGCGTGTTTTTGGCTGCTTCCGGCCGGATTCCGGCCCAGTACAAGATGTTCGCGGCCCTGGCCTGCGTGGCCGGAGGCTTTTACCTGCCGGGGGTCGTGCTCGATTCGCGGGTGAAAAAGCGCCAGAAGGCCATTCTGCACGGTCTGCCCGACGCCCTGGACCTGCTTGTGGTCTGCGTCGAGGCGGGCATGGGGCTCGACGCCGCCATCTACCGGGTGTGTCTGGAAATGACCCACAAGGAGCCGATTTTAAGTTCCGAGTTGCGGCTTTTGACCCTGGAGCTTCGGGCCGGCAAGTCGCGGCGGGAGGCGCTCAAGAATCTTTCGAATAGGGTGGGGCTCGAGGACATGGGCAGCCTTGTGGCCATGCTCATCCAGACCGACATGTTCGGCACCTCCATCGCCCAGACCCTGCGGGTCTATGCCGACTCCATGCGGACCAAGCGGTTCCAGTTGGCCGAGGAACTGGCCGCCAAGCTGCCGGTCAAGCTGCTTTTCCCGCTCGTCCTTTTCATCTTCCCCACGCTTTTGATCGTGATCCTGGGGCCGGCGGGCATAAGCCTCATGCGGATGTTCAGCAGTATCAACCGGTAA
- a CDS encoding type II secretion system F family protein, translating into MTNGPPNILSLAWILSLVYVFVAAVFVVRRLTDKSGKELARRIEAATRAREAADVPGDLVKRHEMSGLRWLDVFLSRQAWSRRMDKMLDQADIEAPLGVFVLLSLVLAVTGSMAASIYTQNLLARLAVGVGLGFLPFKWIAMRKAKRMTEFERQLPEALDLVGRALRAGHTFTSGMGMVVSEFAEPISSEFRTTLEEINFGMGVTVALDNLMDRVDCPDLNFFVISVKIQNETGGNLAEIIGNIASLIRERLKLKGRIRVLSAEGRMAAWVLCLLPFFVCGAVQVLNPGYLGLLFTEPLGRILIYVVMGLMTLGVLVIRKMVRIEV; encoded by the coding sequence ATGACCAACGGACCGCCGAACATCCTGTCGCTGGCCTGGATTTTGTCGCTGGTCTACGTGTTCGTGGCCGCGGTTTTCGTGGTGCGCCGGCTGACGGACAAAAGCGGCAAGGAGCTGGCCCGGCGCATCGAGGCGGCGACGCGCGCCCGGGAGGCGGCGGACGTGCCCGGCGATCTGGTCAAGCGCCACGAGATGAGCGGGCTGCGCTGGCTGGACGTCTTTTTGTCGCGCCAGGCCTGGAGCCGGCGCATGGACAAGATGCTCGACCAGGCGGACATCGAGGCGCCGCTTGGCGTCTTCGTCCTGTTGTCGCTGGTCCTGGCCGTCACGGGCTCTATGGCGGCCTCGATCTACACGCAAAATCTTCTGGCGCGTCTGGCCGTCGGCGTGGGGCTCGGTTTTTTGCCTTTCAAGTGGATCGCCATGCGCAAGGCCAAGCGCATGACGGAGTTCGAGCGCCAGTTGCCCGAGGCCCTGGATCTTGTCGGCCGGGCGCTTCGGGCCGGGCATACCTTCACCAGCGGCATGGGCATGGTGGTCAGCGAATTCGCCGAGCCCATAAGCAGCGAGTTCCGGACGACCCTGGAGGAGATCAACTTCGGCATGGGCGTGACCGTGGCCCTGGACAACCTCATGGACCGGGTGGACTGCCCGGACCTCAACTTCTTCGTGATTTCGGTCAAGATCCAGAACGAGACCGGCGGCAATCTGGCCGAGATCATCGGCAACATCGCCTCCCTGATCCGCGAGCGGCTCAAGCTCAAGGGGCGCATCCGGGTGCTTTCGGCCGAGGGGCGCATGGCCGCCTGGGTCTTGTGCCTGCTGCCGTTTTTCGTGTGCGGCGCGGTGCAGGTCCTCAACCCCGGCTACCTGGGCCTGCTTTTCACCGAGCCTTTGGGCCGCATCCTCATCTATGTCGTCATGGGCCTTATGACCCTGGGCGTCCTGGTCATCCGCAAGATGGTGCGCATCGAGGTCTGA
- a CDS encoding CpaF family protein, with translation MERGRTPLMRQGQRPGMPAATERKEPGVAVDEYYEIKTRIHDRLIDLIDLSLLDTLDAGAIGAEIGKLVERLLRDEFAQTPLNQAERERMISEVKDEMLGLGPLEPFLKDPSVNDILVNSYRQIYVERAGKLVLTESRFKDNDHLKKIIDRIVSRVGRRVDESSPMVDARLPDGSRVNAIIPPLAIDGPALSIRKFAKEKLTIEDLIRFRAMTRDFAEVLQGIVLARLNILISGGTGTGKTTMLNCLSGFIPHDERIVTVEDAAELQLKQDHVVRLESRPPNIEGRGEVTQRDLVRNCLRMRPDRIIVGEVRGAEALDMLQAMNTGHDGSLATLHANTPRDALMRLETLVAMAGLTISPLSLKRYIASAVDVIIQISRFSDGSRKLVSFQELTGMEGEVITMQEIFAFEQRGVSADGKVKGAFLARGIRPKFAAKFESKGIRMPNGIFDPRNVVET, from the coding sequence ATGGAACGCGGAAGAACGCCGCTTATGCGGCAGGGGCAGCGGCCCGGGATGCCCGCCGCGACGGAGCGCAAGGAGCCCGGCGTTGCCGTTGACGAGTATTACGAGATCAAGACCCGCATCCATGACCGGCTGATCGACCTGATCGATTTGTCGCTGCTCGACACGCTGGACGCCGGGGCCATCGGCGCGGAGATCGGCAAGCTGGTCGAGCGGCTGCTTCGCGACGAGTTCGCCCAGACCCCGCTCAATCAGGCCGAGCGCGAGCGGATGATAAGCGAGGTCAAGGACGAGATGCTCGGCCTTGGCCCGCTGGAGCCCTTTCTCAAGGACCCGAGCGTCAACGATATCCTGGTCAACTCCTACCGCCAGATCTACGTGGAGCGCGCCGGCAAGCTGGTGCTCACCGAATCGCGCTTCAAGGACAACGATCATTTAAAGAAAATCATCGACCGCATCGTGTCCCGGGTGGGCCGGCGGGTGGACGAGTCCTCGCCCATGGTGGACGCGCGCCTGCCCGACGGCTCGCGCGTCAACGCCATCATTCCGCCGCTGGCCATCGACGGCCCGGCGCTTTCCATCCGCAAGTTCGCCAAGGAAAAACTGACCATCGAGGACTTGATCCGCTTTCGGGCCATGACCCGCGACTTCGCCGAGGTGTTGCAGGGCATTGTCCTGGCCCGGCTCAACATCCTCATTTCCGGCGGCACGGGCACCGGCAAGACGACCATGCTCAACTGCCTGTCCGGGTTCATCCCCCACGATGAGCGCATCGTGACCGTGGAGGACGCGGCCGAATTGCAGCTCAAGCAGGACCATGTGGTGCGCCTGGAATCGCGGCCGCCCAATATCGAGGGGCGCGGCGAGGTGACCCAGCGCGACCTCGTGCGCAACTGCCTGCGCATGCGCCCGGACCGCATCATCGTCGGCGAGGTGCGCGGAGCCGAGGCCCTGGACATGCTGCAGGCCATGAACACCGGCCACGACGGGTCGCTCGCCACCCTGCACGCCAACACTCCGCGCGACGCGCTCATGCGCCTGGAGACGCTTGTGGCCATGGCCGGGCTGACCATTTCGCCGCTTTCGCTCAAGCGCTACATCGCCTCGGCCGTGGACGTGATCATCCAGATTTCCCGCTTTTCCGACGGCAGCAGAAAGCTCGTCAGCTTTCAGGAACTGACCGGCATGGAGGGCGAGGTCATCACCATGCAGGAGATCTTCGCCTTCGAGCAGCGCGGGGTGTCGGCCGACGGCAAGGTCAAGGGCGCGTTTCTGGCCCGGGGCATCCGGCCGAAGTTCGCGGCCAAATTCGAGTCCAAGGGCATTCGGATGCCAAACGGCATCTTCGATCCGCGAAACGTCGTCGAGACCTGA
- a CDS encoding alpha/beta fold hydrolase: MLKSIDAGVLSVAYDERGDRLGWPVVLLHGFPYDIRAYDAVAPALAAQGARVIVPSLRGFGPTRFLDARTPRSGEQAALGSDLLALLDALGLERAVLAGYDWGGRAACIVSALWPERVMGLVTVNGYNIQNIAQAGEPDTPGNEYRYWYQYYFHGERGRAGLARNRQDFCRLLWRLWSPTWNFTDDVYAASAESFDNPDFVDVVIHSYRHRHGLAPGDPAYAAVEGRLAAQPSIAVPTLALDGEDDGVMPRGLDCGNAARFTGRFAHRTIPGVGHNPPQEAPEAFARAVLAVRGWACVEGLH; encoded by the coding sequence ATGCTCAAATCCATTGATGCCGGAGTCCTTTCGGTTGCCTACGACGAGAGGGGCGATCGCTTAGGCTGGCCCGTGGTTTTGCTGCATGGTTTTCCCTACGACATCCGCGCCTATGACGCGGTCGCTCCAGCGCTTGCGGCCCAGGGCGCGCGGGTGATCGTCCCCTCTCTGCGCGGCTTCGGGCCGACGCGTTTTCTGGACGCGCGCACGCCGCGTTCCGGGGAACAGGCCGCTCTTGGCAGTGATCTTCTGGCGCTTCTGGATGCCCTTGGCCTGGAGCGTGCCGTGCTTGCCGGGTATGATTGGGGCGGGCGCGCCGCGTGCATCGTGTCCGCGCTTTGGCCCGAGCGGGTCATGGGCCTGGTCACGGTCAACGGCTACAATATACAAAACATCGCCCAGGCGGGCGAACCGGACACCCCGGGGAACGAATACCGGTACTGGTACCAGTATTATTTTCATGGCGAGCGGGGCCGGGCCGGACTTGCGCGCAACCGGCAGGATTTTTGCAGGCTTTTATGGCGGCTGTGGTCGCCCACCTGGAACTTCACGGACGACGTGTACGCGGCCAGCGCGGAAAGTTTCGACAACCCCGATTTCGTGGACGTGGTGATCCATTCCTATCGCCACCGCCACGGCCTGGCTCCGGGGGATCCGGCCTATGCGGCGGTCGAGGGCCGGCTGGCCGCGCAGCCGTCCATCGCCGTGCCGACCCTCGCGCTCGACGGCGAGGACGACGGCGTGATGCCCCGTGGACTGGATTGCGGGAACGCGGCGCGCTTCACCGGCCGCTTCGCACACAGGACCATTCCGGGCGTGGGGCACAATCCGCCCCAGGAAGCGCCGGAGGCGTTCGCCCGGGCGGTGCTGGCCGTGCGAGGCTGGGCCTGCGTTGAAGGATTGCATTAA